In Actinomyces weissii, a genomic segment contains:
- a CDS encoding preprotein translocase subunit YajC, with protein MDPTLIVMLVVMGGGFFLMTRMAKRQQEKMQAEQDRRLQEALVPGTWVRTHSGFYGKLVEVDGDVVTLATPLGDETLWHKRALLGAEQPPFAAAEEEETSSLEQADVPKDTEADEPQA; from the coding sequence ATGGATCCCACGCTTATCGTCATGCTAGTCGTCATGGGTGGTGGTTTCTTCCTCATGACCCGTATGGCCAAGCGCCAGCAGGAGAAGATGCAGGCAGAGCAGGACCGGCGCCTGCAGGAGGCGCTGGTGCCCGGCACCTGGGTGCGCACCCACTCCGGCTTCTACGGCAAGCTGGTCGAGGTCGACGGCGACGTCGTCACCCTCGCCACGCCCTTGGGAGACGAGACGCTGTGGCACAAGCGGGCGCTCCTCGGCGCCGAGCAGCCACCTTTTGCCGCCGCTGAGGAGGAGGAGACGAGCAGCCTGGAGCAGGCTGACGTCCCCAAAGACACTGAGGCCGACGAGCCGCAGGCCTGA